One Streptomyces sp. RPA4-2 genomic window carries:
- a CDS encoding aminoglycoside phosphotransferase family protein encodes MTQAPAPNADTVRRLVRSLIADTEPADPGPEVRPVTEGGGHSTWWVGRRHVLRLTRDREAATRGRRELRVRDLVRPLVGVAVPKSVAHGDWAVGLACTLDTRLPGRSGDVRDVSAVGEADLAGLLTGLREVPVRQAEALGVPRAEPRSLEELRAAAERAAERLAAEDEFDPGNLAQLTAAAVGQLAAQTAAAVLVHHDLRGEHLVVSADGRVRGVLDWTGAVLGDPAEDIAGLATAVGAPAAVRAATLAGYGARPCLRGLWLSRCDTVIRLADRLAGRDEGPLAPLRTQLRHAWESILLERVTELPGDD; translated from the coding sequence ATGACCCAGGCACCGGCACCGAACGCGGACACCGTGCGCCGACTCGTCCGTTCACTGATCGCCGACACCGAGCCGGCCGACCCGGGGCCCGAGGTGCGGCCCGTGACCGAGGGCGGCGGGCACTCCACCTGGTGGGTCGGCCGCCGGCATGTGCTGCGGCTCACCCGGGACCGCGAGGCCGCGACGCGCGGACGCCGGGAGCTGAGGGTGCGCGACCTGGTCCGTCCGCTGGTCGGGGTCGCCGTGCCGAAGAGCGTCGCGCACGGGGACTGGGCGGTCGGACTGGCCTGCACCCTGGACACCAGACTGCCGGGGCGCTCCGGCGACGTGCGGGACGTCTCGGCCGTCGGGGAGGCGGACCTGGCCGGTCTGCTCACCGGGCTGCGCGAGGTGCCCGTACGGCAGGCGGAGGCGCTCGGCGTGCCCCGTGCCGAGCCGCGCTCCCTGGAGGAACTGCGTGCGGCAGCGGAGCGGGCCGCCGAGCGGCTGGCCGCCGAGGACGAGTTCGACCCCGGGAACCTCGCTCAGCTCACCGCGGCCGCCGTCGGACAGCTCGCCGCCCAGACCGCGGCCGCCGTCCTCGTGCACCACGATCTCCGGGGTGAGCACCTGGTGGTGAGCGCGGACGGGCGGGTGCGGGGCGTCCTCGACTGGACCGGCGCGGTCCTCGGGGACCCCGCCGAGGACATCGCCGGGCTCGCCACGGCAGTGGGCGCTCCCGCCGCCGTACGCGCCGCCACCCTCGCCGGATACGGTGCCCGGCCCTGCCTGCGCGGCCTGTGGCTGTCCCGCTGCGACACGGTGATCCGGCTCGCCGACCGGCTCGCGGGCCGGGACGAGGGCCCCCTGGCGCCGTTGCGGACCCAACTCCGCCACGCCTGGGAGTCGATCCTCCTGGAACGGGTCACGGAACTGCCGGGCGACGACTGA
- a CDS encoding PDZ domain-containing protein — MEQTALRPKPMPGQEPGGDGRPAPAVRHPHAVRRRGRRLMSLLFGLFVGTVLVLSGVGLGTVGATVIGMSRLADLEKQAGDARTGHDAGQGQRQGRGQEAGKRQGQGRSPGPGSGGASVAPPSGSARGGVGAATGATLGVEAVDAPKGAGALITGVHSPGPGYTAGLVRGDVLDAFDGTRLGSAAELARAVAAADPGSAVTLGVRHAGGGRQQLTAVPGIVT, encoded by the coding sequence ATGGAACAGACCGCGTTGCGTCCCAAGCCGATGCCCGGTCAGGAGCCGGGCGGTGACGGCCGTCCGGCGCCCGCCGTCCGGCACCCGCACGCCGTGCGGCGCCGTGGCAGGCGGCTGATGTCCCTGCTCTTCGGTCTCTTCGTCGGGACCGTCCTGGTCCTGTCGGGCGTCGGTCTCGGCACCGTGGGCGCCACGGTGATCGGCATGAGCAGGCTGGCGGACTTGGAGAAGCAGGCCGGCGACGCCAGGACCGGGCACGATGCGGGGCAGGGACAACGGCAAGGACGGGGGCAGGAGGCAGGTAAGCGGCAGGGGCAGGGGCGGAGCCCTGGGCCCGGGTCGGGTGGTGCGAGCGTGGCGCCCCCGTCCGGTTCCGCGCGTGGAGGCGTCGGAGCGGCCACCGGGGCGACGCTCGGGGTCGAGGCCGTCGACGCGCCCAAGGGCGCAGGCGCGCTGATCACGGGTGTCCACAGTCCCGGCCCGGGCTACACGGCCGGTCTGGTCCGCGGAGACGTGCTCGACGCCTTCGACGGGACCCGCCTCGGCTCGGCCGCCGAGCTGGCGCGGGCCGTCGCCGCGGCGGACCCGGGGAGCGCCGTGACGCTCGGGGTGCGCCATGCCGGCGGTGGCCGTCAGCAGCTGACCGCCGTCCCGGGCATCGTGACCTGA
- a CDS encoding aminopeptidase P family protein, with protein MTGTPTAFTAGDYEARMRRAAEAATAAGLDGLLVAPGPDLVWLTGYRPVETERLTLLVLRAGQDPVLVVPTLEAPDAAAAAPTLTLRDWTDGKDPYEATASLVGAGGRFGVSDNGWALHLLGLQKRLPDSRYVALTDALPMLRAVKDAAELERLAAAGEAADATYEEIRKVPFGGRRETDVAADIADLLRQFGHSQVDFTIVASGPNGANPHHEAGDRVIERGDMVVLDFGGLKHGYGSDTSRTVHVGEPDAEEREVHDVVRAAQEAGVAAVRPGAACQDVDRAARAVVAEAGYGDRFIHRTGHGIGVTTHEPPYMIEGEEQPLVPGMCFSVEPGIYLPGRFGVRIEDIVTVTEEGGWRLNTTSREMAIVD; from the coding sequence ATGACCGGCACGCCCACGGCCTTCACCGCCGGTGACTACGAGGCCCGTATGCGGCGCGCGGCCGAGGCCGCCACCGCGGCCGGACTCGACGGCCTGCTGGTCGCCCCCGGGCCCGACCTGGTGTGGCTGACCGGCTACCGGCCGGTGGAGACCGAGCGGCTCACCCTGCTGGTGCTGCGGGCCGGACAGGACCCCGTGCTGGTGGTGCCCACCCTGGAGGCCCCGGACGCGGCGGCCGCGGCACCCACGCTGACCCTCCGTGACTGGACCGACGGCAAGGACCCGTACGAGGCCACCGCGTCGCTCGTCGGCGCCGGCGGCCGCTTCGGCGTCAGCGACAACGGCTGGGCGCTGCACCTGCTCGGTCTCCAGAAGCGGCTGCCGGACTCCCGCTACGTCGCCCTCACCGACGCCCTCCCGATGCTCCGCGCCGTCAAGGACGCTGCGGAACTGGAGCGGCTGGCGGCCGCGGGCGAGGCCGCCGACGCGACGTACGAGGAAATCCGGAAGGTTCCCTTCGGGGGACGCCGGGAGACCGATGTCGCCGCCGACATCGCCGATCTGCTCCGGCAGTTCGGGCACTCCCAGGTCGACTTCACGATCGTCGCCTCGGGGCCCAACGGTGCCAACCCGCACCACGAGGCGGGCGACCGTGTCATCGAGCGCGGCGACATGGTCGTCCTCGACTTCGGCGGCCTCAAGCACGGCTACGGCTCCGACACCTCCCGCACGGTCCACGTCGGCGAACCGGACGCCGAGGAGCGCGAGGTCCACGACGTGGTGCGCGCGGCCCAGGAGGCGGGCGTCGCCGCGGTCAGGCCGGGAGCCGCCTGCCAGGACGTCGACCGGGCGGCTCGCGCGGTCGTCGCCGAGGCGGGATACGGAGACCGCTTCATCCACCGCACCGGGCACGGCATCGGCGTCACCACGCACGAACCGCCCTACATGATCGAGGGCGAGGAGCAGCCCCTCGTACCCGGGATGTGCTTCTCGGTGGAGCCCGGCATCTATCTGCCCGGCCGCTTCGGGGTGCGCATCGAGGACATCGTGACGGTGACCGAGGAGGGCGGATGGCGCCTCAACACCACGTCCCGCGAGATGGCGATCGTCGACTGA